The region AGAGAATATGTTGCATTCTCTTGGAGATAATGATATAATAAATACCGAACATAAGTTCGAAAAAATAAATTTCCTTGAGAGGTTTTTATGATTGTACAGGAATCGATGACAATAGAACAGAAGCTAACTATACTTTCAGACGCTGCTAAGTACGACGTTGCATGTACCTCTAGTGGAGTCGCTCGTGATGGAAAAGATGGTAGCATTGGAAATACAGCAGCAAGTGGTATTTGTCATGCTTTTTCAGCGGATGGAAGATGTATTAGTTTATTAAAAGTTCTATTTACAAACGAATGTATCTACGATTGCAAGTATTGTATAAATCGTGTATCAAATGATGTTCCGAGAACAACATTTACGCCCGAAGAGGTGTGTAGCCTTACGATGGAGTTCTATCGAAGAAATTATATAGAGGGATTATTTTTAAGCTCTGGTATTATAAAAACACCAAACTATACAATGGAACTCATAGGTAGAACTCTTAAGATGCTTCGTACAGAATATCATTTTAATGGTTACATTCATTGTAAAGCAATTCCTGGAGCTGATACAGAGCTTATTGAAACAATAGGCTGGTACGCTGACCGTATGAGTGTAAACCTTGAACTTCCAACTGCAGATGGATTAAAATTATTAGCTCCACATAAGAACCGAAAGAATATACTCAATCCAATCCGCCAGATACAGGCTGGTATCGAAGAAAGTAGAGAAAATTTCGGTATGATGGGCGGTAACAAAGGTGCTTATTGGCATACGAGAAGAAAGGTTGAACAGAAATCGATTACTCAGAAAAGAGAAGAGGATGCTTTACTTCATATTGGACATAAAGACCAGATACGGCAAGTGATAGAGAGTAAATCAGACAAAGGCGTTGGTTTTTCAAATCGTATTCTTACTGGATGGGAGGAAGAAAAAGACTCTAAAATCCTAACTCCAAATCATCGAATTTATCATGGTAACCAAGAGATATCAAGTACTATAGAATCACCTTCCGTAATTGCAAAACCTCAAGGACTTACTATGTGGAATCAATTTGGTGGAAATCGTGGCTTTGTACCAGCAGGTCAGAGTACACAGATGATCATTGGAGCAACCGGGGAGACTGATTATGAGATTGTTAATGTAACAGAAGCCTTATATCAAAAGTTTGACTTAAAGAGAGTTTTTTTCTCTGCATTTATACGTGTGAATGAGGATAGTACTTTACCAGTATTGCCAGGGGGACCTCCATTATTAAGAGAACACCGCTTATATCAAGCAGATTGGTTATTGCGGTATTATGGGTTTGAAGCGACGGAGCTTTTAACAAAGGAGAGGCCTAATTTTAATGTATTTTTTGATCCGAAGTGCAACTGGGCGATAGGACATTTAGAACAGTTCCCGGTAGAAGTCAATACCGCAGATTACTACACATTGCTTAGAGTTCCTGGCATTGGTCCTAAGTCAGCAGGGCGTATCGTAAAGGCACGACAGATGTCAAAGCTTAGATTTGAAGATTTAAAAAAGATTGGTGTTGTATTAAAACGAGCACTTTACTTTATTACCTGCAGTGGGCAGATGATGTATCCAACTAAGATAGAAGAGAATTATATCACCAATCAGATGCTTCAATTAGACGAGAAGTTACCAAGCCACATCACGAATGGTGGAATTACTTATCAACAACTATCGTTGTTTGACGATTCTCTGATGCTTAGTAATAGCTAAAGAAAGCAGGGTGGAAATTTTAATTTTAAGTGATTGTGCTTCAAATTCCCATAAATAGAAACTTTTTGAGGGATGTACTTACCCTACGGGTTAAACAAAGCGAATCGTATTCACACCTTGGTTTGACATTTAGAGTGCCTAGATGTCGAAGCTACTTTGTTTAATTAAATTTAATGCGTCGGAATAGAGGTTAACATGAAGGAAAAACGTATTTATCAATGTGAAGATAGTTTAGAAGGAATCTTTTCCGCTGTCTATATAGCATGGGCATCAAGATATGGACATGATAATATAGAACTAGAAGTATTAGGTATGGAAGAAGAATATAATTTAAAGCTGTTTTCAGAATATATCATTGTAGAAAATAATCCAGAGAATGCTTCTAAAGTGGCCGATTCAATTAAGAAAAAGATTTCACCCCATGCTTATCAGATGGTAGCTAGGGCTGCATTAAGTAACGATAAGAGAAAAGCTAATGCAATATATCATTTCTTAGTACGTGGATTTGCATTTGGTGCCAAAGTAGAAGATCATCTATCCGATTCATATGTTCAAATTATTTTTGAACTAAATCGCTATGTAGGAAATGATGCTCACTTATATACTGGATTTGTTCGATTTATCGAACTTGAAAATGGTATATTATTTTCTAAAATAGAACCAAAGAATAATGTACTAGAAATAATAACGCCTCACTTTGCGGATC is a window of Lachnoclostridium phytofermentans ISDg DNA encoding:
- a CDS encoding putative DNA modification/repair radical SAM protein; amino-acid sequence: MIVQESMTIEQKLTILSDAAKYDVACTSSGVARDGKDGSIGNTAASGICHAFSADGRCISLLKVLFTNECIYDCKYCINRVSNDVPRTTFTPEEVCSLTMEFYRRNYIEGLFLSSGIIKTPNYTMELIGRTLKMLRTEYHFNGYIHCKAIPGADTELIETIGWYADRMSVNLELPTADGLKLLAPHKNRKNILNPIRQIQAGIEESRENFGMMGGNKGAYWHTRRKVEQKSITQKREEDALLHIGHKDQIRQVIESKSDKGVGFSNRILTGWEEEKDSKILTPNHRIYHGNQEISSTIESPSVIAKPQGLTMWNQFGGNRGFVPAGQSTQMIIGATGETDYEIVNVTEALYQKFDLKRVFFSAFIRVNEDSTLPVLPGGPPLLREHRLYQADWLLRYYGFEATELLTKERPNFNVFFDPKCNWAIGHLEQFPVEVNTADYYTLLRVPGIGPKSAGRIVKARQMSKLRFEDLKKIGVVLKRALYFITCSGQMMYPTKIEENYITNQMLQLDEKLPSHITNGGITYQQLSLFDDSLMLSNS
- a CDS encoding TIGR03915 family putative DNA repair protein, producing MKEKRIYQCEDSLEGIFSAVYIAWASRYGHDNIELEVLGMEEEYNLKLFSEYIIVENNPENASKVADSIKKKISPHAYQMVARAALSNDKRKANAIYHFLVRGFAFGAKVEDHLSDSYVQIIFELNRYVGNDAHLYTGFVRFIELENGILFSKIEPKNNVLEIITPHFADRLAQENFMILDVKRKIATVHKSDSTWVLTAISDEELATLLSVTERKEKYERLWKTFFDSIAIKERENKTCQRNHVAMHYRKYMTEFIDDVEHENEPLRDNLDKIGKINYE